A portion of the Lolium rigidum isolate FL_2022 chromosome 1, APGP_CSIRO_Lrig_0.1, whole genome shotgun sequence genome contains these proteins:
- the LOC124679554 gene encoding heat stress transcription factor B-2b-like, whose amino-acid sequence MGDLASGETPPPPPAPAEMAAGAGQRMLPTPFLNKTYQLVDDPAVDDVISWNADGSTFVVWRPAEFARDLLPKYFKHSNLSSFVRQLNTYALMRGVCVQGFRKIIPDRWEFANDCFRRGEKRLLVDIHRRKVTPAAAAAAIPMALPVAKRQGSGSPAPSGDEQALSSSSSPEPPFPRHPHPAPSCSGGDLSLGDENDRLRRENTRLARELGQMKKLCSNIFALMSKYTDTQQQQQPDAVNATSAAASGDTTEATLLTPPSVLDLLPSSPTAAENGAEEKMSARLFGVCIGRKRMRAHDGDEGPASRGAAAEVKPEPMNAQQQQHSPTDGHAAVAQAWPIYRPRPVYHPFRAEACSGSNLSLGYAHAQSNSR is encoded by the exons ATGGGCGACCTGGCCTCCGGCGagacacctcctcctcctccggcgccggcggaGATGGCGGCGGGCGCGGGGCAGAGGATGCTGCCGACGCCCTTCCTCAACAAGACGTACCAGCTCGTGGACGACCCCGCCGTCGACGACGTCATCTCCTGGAACGCCGACGGCTCCACCTTCGTCGTCTGGCGCCCCGCCGAGTTCGCGCGGGACCTCCTCCCCAAGTACTTCAAGCACAGCAACTTATCCAGCTTCGTGCGCCAGCTCAACACATAC GCGCTGATGCGTGGTGTGTGCGTGCAGGGGTTCAGGAAGATCATTCCGGACAGGTGGGAGTTCGCCAACGACTGCTTCCGGCGCGGGGAGAAGCGGCTGCTCGTCGACATACACCGCCGGAAGGTCacgccggccgcggcggcggccgccatcCCGATGGCGCTACCCGTGGCGAAGCGGCAGGGCTCGGGCTCACCAGCGCCGTCCGGCGACGAGCAGGCGCTGTCCTCGAGCTCGTCCCCGGAGCCCCCCTTCCCGCGCCACCCGCACCCCGCGCCGTCCTGCTCCGGCGGCGACCTTAGCCTGGGGGACGAGAACGACCGGCTGCGGCGGGAGAACACGCGCCTCGCGCGGGAGCTCGGCCAGATGAAGAAGCTCTGCAGCAACATCTTCGCCCTCATGTCCAAGTACACCGAcacccagcagcagcagcagcccgaCGCCGTCAACGCCacctcggccgccgcctccggcgaCACCACCGAGGCCACGCTGCTCACGCCCCCTTCCGTGCTCGACCTCCTGCCGTCCTCCCCAACCGCCGCCGAGAACGGCGCGGAGGAGAAGATGAGCGCGAGGCTCTTCGGCGTCTGCATCGGCCGGAAGCGAATGCGCGCGCACGACGGCGACGAGGGCCCCGCCAGCcgcggagcggcggcggaggtgaaGCCGGAGCCGATGAacgcgcagcagcagcagcactccCCGACGGACGGTCACGCGGCGGTGGCGCAAGCCTGGCCCATCTACCGGCCCAGGCCCGTCTACCACCCCTTCCGGGCTGAAGCCTGCAGCGGGTCAAACCTCAGCCTGGGCTACGCCCACGCACAGTCCAACTCAAGGTGA